In Vicinamibacterales bacterium, a single window of DNA contains:
- a CDS encoding POTRA domain-containing protein translates to MRHRAATLVLAAALLLATAVGAAHAQPYLGRTVADVRVEVAGVMLVDPAVIELVETRIGEPLTMIKVRSTIDHLVGLGRFEDVRVFASPSDQGVTVRWLLTPVRRIAAVRITGDAQLPEQGIRTELTDRFGALPSASRVPDMVAALEAFYADRGFRQASILPRLEEQDPRPERVTLLLAVNAGARAAIQAVTVATSPLMPEADVLRRLNLQVGRPFDRVALDARIADYEEELRGLGYYEARVRQSHDFSADGTGVTVLLGVEPGPHVRVVFEGDPLEGDREALVPVRAERSVDQDLLEDGSRNIEEALRRQGFRAAQAPYARRQDGDDVVVTFTVTRGPQHRVALVDVSGLAGLDRAGIAPLLLVRAGEPFVEARMGAVASAITELYRVRGFSQAAVKPAIQVLPAETRGGASFRPVEVRFEILEGPQTLVTEVTVEGAKAIAPQQLAAQMALSSGRPFYRPQLAADRDALQRAYRNLGYQGASVISQLAFADEQRRVAITWTIAEGPQILVDHVLIKGNDRAGVDLIRRALTISPGSPMSDDALIESQRQLAATGLFRRVRVTELPRTGSNTRDVLVDLEEAPATTVSYGGGFEVGRITREDDSGQAVDKLDVAPRGFFDISRRNLWGKNRSVTLFARVSLRQSDPGVDNTDPSNTGGYGFNDYRGLFTFREPRAFGTAGDAQFTAFVEQGLRSSFDFNRKGLTADYAKRFTAFTFTGRYTFDYTRLFNERIAAEDQLLIDRLFPQVKLSKVFGSVLRDSRNDVLDPQQGSVVGVDASLAAKRMGSEVGFVKTFAQGFIYRRLPGRGFVLAAGARIGVAVGFAQAVPPVFEIAGTPEGPVARGAARAATFPTVIRELPASERFFGGGDTTVRGFALDRLGTPQTLDPQGFPQGGNGLAVFNLEARAPYWKNLQFVWFTDAGNVFKQASDIRLDELRVTSGVGFRYRSPIGPLRVDWGFKISTRLLLTGGRERSNVLHISLGQAF, encoded by the coding sequence ATGCGCCACCGCGCCGCGACCCTGGTTCTGGCGGCGGCGCTGCTGCTCGCCACCGCCGTCGGCGCCGCCCACGCCCAGCCCTACCTTGGGCGTACCGTCGCCGACGTCCGCGTCGAGGTGGCCGGGGTGATGCTCGTGGACCCGGCCGTGATCGAGCTGGTCGAGACGCGCATCGGCGAGCCGCTCACCATGATCAAGGTCCGCTCGACCATCGATCACCTCGTCGGGCTGGGACGCTTTGAAGACGTGCGCGTGTTCGCGTCGCCGTCGGACCAGGGCGTGACCGTGCGATGGCTGCTGACGCCGGTCCGTCGCATCGCGGCGGTCCGGATCACCGGCGATGCCCAGCTGCCCGAGCAGGGCATCCGCACCGAGCTGACCGATCGCTTCGGCGCGCTGCCATCCGCCAGCCGCGTGCCCGACATGGTCGCCGCCCTCGAGGCGTTCTACGCCGATCGCGGCTTTCGCCAGGCCTCGATCCTGCCGCGTCTCGAGGAGCAGGACCCACGGCCCGAGCGCGTCACGCTGCTGCTCGCCGTGAACGCCGGCGCCCGCGCCGCGATTCAGGCGGTGACCGTGGCGACCTCGCCGCTGATGCCCGAGGCCGACGTGCTCCGGCGCCTCAATCTCCAGGTTGGCCGCCCGTTCGACCGGGTGGCGCTCGACGCCCGCATTGCCGACTACGAAGAGGAACTCCGCGGGCTCGGCTACTACGAAGCGCGCGTGCGCCAGAGCCACGACTTTTCAGCCGATGGCACGGGCGTCACCGTGCTGCTCGGCGTCGAGCCCGGACCGCATGTGCGGGTGGTGTTCGAAGGGGATCCCCTGGAGGGCGACCGCGAGGCCCTCGTCCCGGTTCGCGCCGAACGATCGGTGGACCAGGACCTGCTCGAAGATGGGAGCCGCAACATCGAAGAGGCCCTTCGGCGCCAGGGTTTCCGCGCCGCGCAGGCGCCCTACGCGCGCCGCCAGGACGGCGATGACGTGGTCGTGACCTTCACCGTGACGAGAGGGCCGCAGCACCGCGTCGCCCTGGTCGATGTTTCGGGCCTGGCCGGCCTGGATCGCGCCGGCATCGCGCCGTTGCTGCTCGTGAGAGCGGGCGAGCCGTTCGTGGAAGCGCGCATGGGTGCCGTGGCGTCCGCCATCACGGAGCTGTACCGGGTCCGTGGCTTCTCGCAGGCGGCGGTGAAGCCGGCCATCCAGGTGTTGCCGGCCGAGACCCGCGGCGGCGCGTCGTTCCGGCCGGTCGAGGTCCGGTTCGAGATCCTGGAAGGGCCGCAGACCCTGGTCACCGAGGTCACGGTCGAGGGCGCCAAGGCCATTGCCCCGCAACAACTGGCGGCGCAGATGGCGCTGTCATCCGGCCGGCCGTTCTACCGCCCGCAACTGGCCGCCGACCGCGACGCCCTGCAGCGCGCCTACCGGAACCTGGGCTACCAGGGCGCGTCGGTCATCTCGCAGCTCGCGTTTGCCGACGAGCAGCGCCGCGTCGCCATCACCTGGACGATCGCCGAAGGCCCGCAGATCCTGGTGGACCACGTGCTGATCAAGGGCAACGATCGCGCCGGTGTTGACCTGATCCGCCGCGCGCTCACCATCAGCCCGGGCAGCCCGATGAGCGACGATGCGCTGATCGAGAGCCAGCGGCAGCTGGCGGCGACCGGCCTGTTCCGCCGCGTGCGGGTGACGGAACTGCCGCGCACCGGATCCAACACCCGTGACGTGCTGGTCGATCTCGAGGAAGCGCCGGCGACGACGGTCAGCTATGGCGGCGGTTTCGAAGTGGGCCGCATCACCCGCGAAGACGACTCGGGCCAGGCGGTGGACAAGCTGGACGTCGCGCCGCGCGGCTTCTTCGACATCAGCCGGCGCAACCTGTGGGGCAAGAACCGGTCGGTCACGCTGTTCGCGCGGGTGTCGCTCCGCCAGAGCGATCCGGGCGTGGACAACACCGATCCATCCAACACCGGCGGCTACGGCTTCAACGACTACCGCGGGCTATTCACGTTCCGCGAGCCGCGGGCCTTCGGGACCGCCGGCGACGCCCAGTTCACGGCGTTCGTGGAGCAAGGGCTGCGCTCGAGCTTCGACTTCAACCGCAAGGGCCTGACGGCCGACTACGCGAAGCGCTTCACCGCCTTCACGTTTACCGGCCGCTACACCTTCGATTACACCAGGCTGTTCAACGAGCGCATCGCCGCCGAGGATCAATTGCTGATCGATCGCCTGTTCCCGCAGGTCAAGCTGTCGAAGGTCTTCGGCTCGGTCCTCCGCGACTCACGGAATGACGTGCTCGATCCTCAACAGGGCTCGGTCGTCGGCGTTGACGCCTCGCTGGCCGCCAAGCGGATGGGATCGGAGGTCGGCTTCGTCAAGACCTTCGCGCAGGGCTTCATCTACCGCCGCCTGCCGGGCCGCGGCTTCGTGCTGGCCGCCGGCGCGCGCATCGGCGTCGCGGTCGGCTTCGCGCAGGCGGTGCCGCCGGTGTTCGAGATTGCCGGGACGCCGGAGGGCCCGGTGGCGCGCGGCGCGGCGCGCGCGGCGACATTCCCGACCGTCATCCGCGAGTTGCCGGCGAGCGAACGGTTCTTTGGCGGCGGTGACACCACGGTGCGCGGCTTCGCGCTGGACCGTCTCGGCACGCCACAGACCCTCGACCCGCAGGGCTTTCCGCAGGGCGGCAACGGCCTGGCCGTGTTCAACCTCGAGGCCCGGGCGCCGTATTGGAAGAACCTGCAGTTTGTGTGGTTCACCGACGCCGGCAACGTCTTCAAGCAGGCGTCCGACATCCGCCTGGATGAGTTGCGCGTGACCAGCGGCGTCGGCTTCCGCTATCGATCGCCGATCGGCCCGCTGCGCGTGGACTGGGGCTTCAAGATCAGCACGCGGTTGCTGCTCACCGGCGGACGAGAACGGTCCAACGTGTTGCACATTTCTTTGGGACAGGCCTTCTGA
- a CDS encoding ATP-binding protein — translation MRFSIKQKQVLGVTAMVAMVVTALSLLHLVTLASVLLQESRARAELLANAIYQQAKEVVTSRETAAGELRSSRNVQSALEAAFYSQDVVDAVIVDGSSTVLASSDPAQVGKTVPARVPLNNILAASGLGQVRAVYATQQTLEWSQPVALGDEPFGEIRIGLSTLLVRDDLNESLAPAALAAGVSLLVAVVVAMLLAQLVLRPMHVIRSSLTRLGRGDLGASLDLRADEELRDLGDVFDQVSAQLRAASPGGLKPAQLAEMSRRITQVGRLFTGVAHEMKNPLNAMTIHVELLRAKLGATSPASPHLDVIAGEIRKLDDRIQGFLKFVRPEEVSFGPVRVAPLIGNVLAAVRPEAEQAGVSVHAGCTDESLVVEGDAAQLRDLFLNLAQNAIQAMPKGGRLSIVCAALTDRRVRIRVEDTGVGIPPENLERIFELYFTTKERGSGMGLALAFRTVQVHNGTIDVESTVGVGTAFIVVLPAA, via the coding sequence ATGCGGTTCTCGATCAAGCAGAAGCAGGTGCTCGGCGTCACGGCGATGGTGGCGATGGTCGTCACCGCGCTCAGCCTGCTCCATCTGGTGACCCTGGCCAGCGTGCTGCTTCAAGAGAGCCGCGCCCGCGCCGAACTGCTCGCCAACGCGATCTACCAGCAAGCCAAGGAAGTCGTCACCAGCCGCGAGACCGCCGCCGGCGAACTGCGCTCGAGCCGCAACGTGCAGTCGGCACTCGAGGCTGCGTTCTATTCACAGGACGTGGTGGACGCGGTCATTGTCGACGGCTCGAGCACGGTGCTGGCATCGAGCGACCCCGCGCAGGTGGGGAAGACGGTGCCGGCGCGGGTGCCGCTCAACAACATCCTGGCCGCGAGCGGCCTGGGCCAGGTGCGGGCCGTGTATGCCACCCAGCAGACGCTCGAGTGGAGCCAGCCGGTGGCGCTGGGCGACGAGCCGTTCGGCGAGATCCGCATCGGCCTGTCAACGCTGCTGGTCCGCGACGACCTCAACGAGTCGCTGGCGCCGGCGGCGCTGGCCGCGGGCGTGTCGCTGCTGGTGGCGGTGGTCGTGGCGATGCTGCTGGCGCAACTGGTGTTGCGGCCGATGCATGTGATCCGGAGCAGCCTGACGCGCCTGGGCCGCGGCGACCTCGGCGCCTCGCTCGACCTGCGCGCCGACGAGGAACTGCGCGACCTGGGCGACGTCTTCGACCAGGTGAGCGCGCAACTGCGAGCCGCCTCGCCCGGCGGGCTCAAGCCGGCGCAACTGGCCGAGATGTCGCGCCGCATCACCCAGGTGGGCCGCCTGTTCACGGGCGTGGCGCACGAGATGAAGAACCCGCTCAACGCCATGACCATCCACGTCGAGCTGTTGCGCGCGAAGCTGGGCGCCACGAGCCCGGCCTCTCCGCACCTGGATGTCATCGCCGGCGAGATCCGCAAGCTCGACGATCGCATCCAGGGTTTCCTGAAGTTCGTGCGTCCCGAAGAGGTGTCGTTCGGCCCGGTGCGCGTCGCCCCGTTGATTGGCAACGTGCTGGCGGCGGTCAGGCCGGAGGCGGAGCAGGCGGGCGTGAGCGTGCACGCCGGGTGCACGGACGAGTCGCTGGTCGTGGAAGGGGACGCGGCGCAACTGCGCGACCTGTTCCTGAACCTGGCGCAGAACGCCATCCAGGCCATGCCCAAGGGCGGCCGGTTGTCGATTGTCTGCGCGGCGCTGACCGACCGCCGGGTGCGCATCCGCGTCGAAGATACCGGGGTCGGCATTCCCCCGGAGAACCTCGAGCGGATCTTCGAGCTCTACTTCACGACCAAGGAACGGGGATCAGGCATGGGGCTGGCGCTGGCGTTTCGCACCGTGCAGGTTCACAACGGGACGATCGACGTCGAGTCCACGGTCGGGGTCGGCACGGCCTTCATCGTCGTCTTGCCAGCTGCGTGA
- a CDS encoding sigma-54 dependent transcriptional regulator has translation MAEPTSHAAERVLVVDDDPATRSGLTELVRAWGFTAESASDGAEALERVTDFRPSIIVSDMVMPRMSGLDLLNALKGDVEHIKVILLTAQGTVDTAVEAVKAGAEDYLTKPLDPHKLQRLLERLAEINRQKRENQALRRQLNERGRFGRIIGHSASMRALYHVLEQAAPTPASMLLLGESGTGKELVAQTIHQLSPRAAAPFIALNCAAIPDTLLESEIFGHERGAFTGATERRLGCFELADRGTLFLDEIAEMTPATQVKLLRVLQERKFRRLGGRTEQEVDVRVIAATNVDPVVAIREGRLREDLYYRLNVFSIALPPLRQRKDDLPLLIQAFIDEFNTRDHRSVKTVAPAAMRLLEQYDWPGNVRELRNVIERATILARGEVIEPAHLPALGPAAAAPGPANALTIAPGMTVDEAEQKLIMATLAAAGGNKTRAAEMLGISLKTLHNKLNRFKENQNPPS, from the coding sequence GTGGCTGAGCCGACTTCACATGCCGCCGAACGTGTCCTCGTCGTCGACGATGACCCTGCCACGCGCAGCGGGCTGACCGAACTGGTGCGGGCGTGGGGGTTCACCGCCGAGTCCGCGAGCGACGGCGCCGAGGCGCTGGAGCGGGTGACCGACTTCCGGCCCTCGATCATCGTCTCGGACATGGTGATGCCGAGAATGAGCGGGCTCGACCTGCTCAACGCCCTCAAGGGCGACGTCGAGCACATCAAGGTAATCCTGCTGACGGCGCAGGGCACCGTGGACACCGCCGTCGAGGCCGTCAAGGCCGGCGCCGAAGACTACCTGACCAAGCCGCTCGATCCGCACAAGCTGCAGCGGTTGCTCGAGCGGCTGGCGGAGATCAACCGGCAGAAGCGCGAGAACCAGGCGCTGCGGCGCCAGTTGAACGAGCGCGGGCGGTTCGGCCGCATCATCGGGCACAGCGCCTCGATGCGCGCCCTCTATCACGTGCTGGAACAGGCGGCGCCGACGCCGGCGTCGATGTTGCTGCTGGGCGAATCCGGCACCGGCAAGGAGCTGGTGGCGCAGACCATTCACCAGTTGAGCCCGCGCGCTGCGGCGCCGTTCATCGCCCTCAACTGCGCGGCGATTCCCGACACCCTGCTCGAGAGCGAGATCTTCGGCCACGAGCGGGGCGCGTTCACCGGCGCGACCGAGCGGCGGCTGGGCTGCTTCGAGCTGGCCGACCGCGGCACGCTGTTCCTCGACGAGATTGCGGAGATGACGCCGGCGACGCAGGTGAAGCTGCTGCGGGTGCTGCAGGAGCGGAAGTTCCGCCGCCTGGGCGGCCGCACCGAGCAGGAAGTGGACGTGCGGGTGATTGCCGCCACCAACGTCGATCCGGTGGTGGCCATCCGCGAGGGCCGGTTGCGCGAGGACTTGTACTACCGGCTCAACGTGTTCAGCATCGCGCTGCCGCCGCTCCGCCAGCGCAAGGACGACCTGCCGCTCCTGATCCAGGCGTTCATCGACGAGTTCAACACGCGCGATCACCGCTCCGTGAAGACCGTGGCGCCGGCCGCCATGCGGCTGCTCGAACAGTACGACTGGCCCGGCAACGTCCGCGAGCTCCGCAACGTGATCGAGCGGGCCACGATCCTGGCCCGCGGCGAGGTGATCGAACCGGCGCACCTGCCGGCGCTGGGCCCGGCCGCCGCCGCGCCGGGCCCGGCCAACGCCCTGACCATCGCGCCCGGGATGACCGTGGACGAGGCGGAGCAGAAGCTGATCATGGCGACGCTCGCTGCCGCCGGCGGCAACAAGACCCGGGCCGCCGAGATGCTGGGGATCAGCTTGAAGACCCTGCATAACAAGCTCAATCGTTTCAAAGAAAACCAGAATCCGCCCTCCTGA
- a CDS encoding type II CAAX endopeptidase family protein, with amino-acid sequence MLPPTAAEAEPEPTANPASPPAPPAPLRSPWRAWAEIVLCSGYPTQIMLGEALKDAGIAPLNANGSLSATFVFALSLGDTAVLVALMLWLLIRNGEQPRQVFFGTRRAGEEAVVGLLSVPFVVAMVLALTLVIRAVAPSLRNVPENPLAGLLGTQTGLLAFLVVVIVAGGLREELQRAFLLHRFSHDLGSTGAGLLITSVAFGLGHTLQGWDAAILTGALGAAWGAIYLTRGSAVASIVSHSLFNCGELLRAFLR; translated from the coding sequence GTGCTCCCCCCAACCGCAGCCGAAGCCGAACCCGAACCCACCGCCAATCCGGCGTCCCCGCCGGCGCCGCCCGCGCCCTTGCGCAGCCCCTGGCGCGCGTGGGCCGAGATCGTGCTGTGCTCGGGATACCCGACGCAGATCATGCTGGGCGAGGCGCTGAAGGACGCCGGCATCGCGCCGCTGAACGCCAATGGTTCGCTGTCGGCCACGTTCGTGTTCGCGCTGTCACTCGGCGACACCGCGGTGCTGGTGGCGCTGATGCTGTGGCTGTTGATCAGGAATGGCGAACAGCCGCGGCAGGTCTTCTTCGGCACCCGGCGGGCCGGCGAGGAGGCCGTGGTCGGCCTGCTGTCGGTGCCGTTCGTCGTCGCGATGGTGCTGGCCCTCACGCTCGTCATCCGCGCCGTCGCGCCGTCGCTCCGCAATGTGCCGGAGAATCCGCTCGCAGGGCTGCTGGGCACGCAGACCGGCCTGCTCGCGTTCCTGGTCGTGGTGATTGTGGCCGGTGGCCTGCGCGAAGAACTGCAGCGCGCGTTCCTGCTGCACCGGTTCTCGCACGACCTCGGCAGCACCGGGGCCGGACTCCTGATCACCAGCGTGGCGTTCGGGCTGGGTCACACCCTGCAGGGCTGGGATGCGGCGATCCTCACCGGCGCACTGGGCGCGGCGTGGGGCGCGATCTACCTGACGCGCGGGAGCGCCGTGGCATCCATCGTCAGCCACAGCTTGTTCAACTGCGGCGAATTGCTGCGCGCGTTTCTGCGGTGA